From a region of the Rhodococcus sp. 4CII genome:
- a CDS encoding glycosyltransferase family 4 protein, with amino-acid sequence MQATPLWELWNIRHVSTHRNGSVVTRIGVFVTGLGSFVTALVFDRPDVVHLHTSVAGSFIRKAILTWICRIFRVPVVMHVHGSDFHLFYGRSPRPLKAIIRATLTSADVVVALGDRWVERLGRIAPQAKVVSVPNAVRPCRPVRQPSGGEPVHVLFLGCVGDRKGTFTLLEAWAKMIGDGKGRARLTIAGDGEVQRARERVEELSVGSTVTVLGWLAPDRVPELLASAQVLALPSRNEGQPMAILEAMAHGVCVVASAVGGIPELIDHRCGLLVPVDDVEALAQALRHVVYDDDARTRLGSQALQRIRSEFDVDVVWRRFDALYREVLR; translated from the coding sequence ATGCAAGCCACCCCGCTGTGGGAGCTGTGGAACATTCGCCATGTCAGTACCCACCGGAACGGGTCGGTCGTCACGAGGATCGGGGTGTTCGTGACGGGGCTGGGCTCGTTCGTGACCGCTCTGGTCTTCGACCGGCCGGATGTGGTTCACCTGCATACCTCCGTCGCCGGAAGCTTCATCCGAAAGGCCATCCTCACCTGGATTTGTCGAATCTTCCGGGTGCCGGTTGTGATGCACGTACACGGTTCCGATTTCCATCTGTTCTACGGCCGATCGCCGCGCCCACTGAAGGCGATCATCCGCGCGACCCTCACCAGCGCAGACGTGGTAGTGGCACTCGGCGACCGGTGGGTGGAGCGACTCGGACGGATCGCGCCGCAGGCGAAGGTCGTCTCCGTTCCCAATGCGGTGCGGCCTTGCCGTCCGGTACGGCAGCCGTCCGGAGGAGAACCGGTGCACGTTCTGTTCCTCGGTTGCGTCGGCGATCGCAAGGGGACCTTCACCCTGCTCGAAGCGTGGGCGAAGATGATCGGCGACGGAAAGGGCCGCGCGCGACTGACGATCGCCGGAGACGGTGAAGTACAGCGCGCGCGGGAGCGGGTCGAAGAGCTGTCGGTGGGTAGCACAGTCACGGTGCTCGGATGGCTCGCTCCGGATCGGGTGCCCGAATTGTTGGCAAGCGCCCAGGTCCTGGCCCTGCCATCGCGCAATGAGGGCCAGCCGATGGCGATACTCGAGGCGATGGCCCACGGCGTGTGTGTCGTCGCCAGCGCCGTGGGGGGCATTCCCGAGCTGATCGACCACCGTTGTGGGTTGCTGGTTCCGGTTGACGATGTCGAAGCACTGGCCCAAGCGTTGCGTCATGTCGTCTACGACGACGATGCCCGCACCAGGCTCGGATCCCAGGCGTTGCAGCGCATCCGATCCGAGTTCGACGTCGACGTCGTCTGGCGCCGGTTCGATGCCCTCTACCGCGAGGTGCTGCGATGA
- a CDS encoding O-antigen ligase, whose protein sequence is MSSTPHLADPTNVSSTGGSVSRWMPGVAFPVAVLVVFAAAVKVPTHFGVLLLLGAVGSALVFAGLRDPVVAVLLLLVTTFLRVATPSILPVDPFVLAYLGVVGAWAIWIARGADRAPRLGAIECAMVLYVTWNMISMFSSHPYGSVIPLSGAELSVPRFVLTGAIIPFTVFVVGRATFDRVSAVRLLLWTILTLGAYSAAVSILQFHGPTALVWPRYIVESPSWEGRAVGIFDQPVVNGVVLILAFIVALLLAATRSEPRWSRILATAIAVASAYGVYLTHTRVVWLAFAVVVLIGAVSARGFRTGFVTTGAVAAAAVTVKWSAFTSSDRSAGGVGSPDELQDRLNTAKTAIWAIQEKPLAGWGIGRFTAMNTYHHQRWAPDVPWIRGFGIASHFNELGIAAELGLIGLTLWLAVLFLLARGLFHSYRVLPADGLCGRRLALVAIMAFIVLVISGLTVDLRFFDFPNAVVMLLVGITIGWADRSTEGHVTSDAQGCRSVAIPTRERT, encoded by the coding sequence ATGAGCAGTACTCCGCACCTCGCCGACCCCACCAACGTTTCGTCCACGGGTGGATCGGTCTCCCGATGGATGCCGGGCGTCGCGTTTCCCGTGGCCGTGCTCGTTGTGTTCGCGGCTGCGGTGAAGGTACCGACTCACTTCGGTGTGCTTCTCCTGCTCGGCGCCGTGGGCAGCGCTCTCGTCTTCGCCGGGCTGCGCGATCCGGTGGTCGCTGTGCTTCTGCTGCTGGTCACCACGTTTCTCCGGGTGGCTACACCCAGCATCCTGCCGGTGGATCCCTTCGTCCTGGCGTATCTCGGGGTGGTGGGCGCCTGGGCGATCTGGATCGCCCGGGGGGCCGACCGCGCGCCGCGTCTGGGCGCAATCGAGTGTGCAATGGTTCTCTACGTCACATGGAACATGATCTCGATGTTCTCTTCGCACCCCTACGGCTCAGTGATCCCACTCTCCGGCGCAGAACTCTCCGTGCCGCGATTCGTGCTGACCGGCGCCATCATTCCGTTCACGGTATTCGTCGTGGGGCGGGCCACGTTCGACCGGGTGTCCGCAGTCCGGCTACTTCTGTGGACGATTCTGACGCTGGGGGCCTACTCGGCGGCGGTGAGCATCCTGCAATTTCATGGTCCGACTGCGCTCGTGTGGCCCCGCTACATAGTCGAGTCCCCGAGCTGGGAGGGGCGGGCCGTCGGCATCTTCGACCAGCCTGTGGTCAACGGCGTGGTGTTGATCCTCGCTTTCATCGTGGCACTCCTCCTGGCCGCAACACGGAGCGAACCCCGGTGGAGCAGGATACTGGCCACCGCTATCGCGGTAGCGTCCGCTTACGGCGTCTATCTGACCCACACGCGAGTCGTCTGGCTGGCATTCGCTGTCGTCGTGTTGATAGGAGCGGTGTCTGCCAGGGGATTTCGAACGGGATTTGTCACGACAGGTGCGGTCGCCGCGGCCGCCGTGACCGTCAAATGGTCGGCCTTCACCAGCAGCGATCGTTCCGCGGGCGGCGTCGGCTCACCCGACGAATTGCAGGATCGGCTCAATACTGCGAAGACGGCGATCTGGGCGATCCAGGAGAAACCGTTGGCAGGATGGGGGATCGGGCGCTTCACCGCGATGAACACGTACCATCACCAGCGGTGGGCACCCGATGTTCCGTGGATTCGCGGCTTCGGAATCGCGTCCCACTTCAACGAGCTCGGCATCGCGGCGGAGCTGGGACTGATCGGGTTGACGTTGTGGCTCGCCGTGCTTTTTCTCTTGGCCCGCGGTCTCTTCCACTCATACCGGGTGCTGCCGGCCGACGGCCTGTGCGGAAGGCGTCTCGCGCTTGTGGCGATCATGGCCTTCATCGTGCTCGTAATCTCCGGTCTCACGGTGGACCTGCGGTTCTTCGACTTTCCTAACGCGGTCGTGATGCTGCTCGTCGGAATCACGATCGGATGGGCCGATCGATCCACTGAGGGCCATGTGACATCCGATGCGCAAGGATGCAGGTCTGTAGCGATACCGACACGGGAGCGCACGTGA
- a CDS encoding glutamate-1-semialdehyde 2,1-aminomutase — MSNAPDDGSARRSFTRSNELQSRLNRLVPGGAHTYARGPDQYPDFMAPVLVRGSGAHVWDADGNRFIEYGMGLRSVTLGHGYRPVTEAVSAAIADGTNFSRPTQLELHAAEDFLELVPAADMVKFAKNGSDVTTAAVRLARAVTGREMVAICNQPFFSIDDWFIGTTAMNNGVPTDIAAKSVGFAFNDLASLAALFDGNDGQIACVILEAATATAEPEPGFLQGVRALCDRHGALLIFDEMITGFRWAAGGAQALYAVEPDLSCWGKAMGNGFPISALAGKREFMDLGGLNTDRERVFLLSTTHGPERGGLAAFRAVVRAYAAEDPISHMMQSGQRLADGVNTAAAELGIADYVQVIGRPSCLVFVTRDSERQPSQEFRTLFLQELLSGGVLGQSFVISAAHTEADITHTLDATRDALQIYSRAIESGSVAGFLRGRPVAPALRRYAAPRRIGISN; from the coding sequence ATGTCGAATGCACCCGATGACGGCTCGGCGCGCCGATCGTTCACGCGCTCCAACGAGCTGCAATCCCGGCTGAACAGATTGGTCCCGGGCGGCGCGCACACGTACGCGCGCGGTCCCGACCAGTATCCGGACTTCATGGCACCCGTCCTCGTCCGCGGATCAGGCGCACATGTATGGGACGCGGACGGAAACAGGTTCATCGAGTACGGCATGGGTCTGCGATCGGTGACGTTGGGGCACGGCTACCGTCCCGTCACGGAAGCTGTATCCGCAGCGATCGCCGACGGGACCAACTTCAGCAGACCGACGCAACTCGAACTGCACGCCGCGGAAGACTTCCTCGAACTGGTTCCCGCCGCAGACATGGTGAAGTTCGCCAAGAACGGGTCGGACGTCACCACCGCCGCCGTCCGCCTCGCACGGGCGGTGACGGGTCGAGAGATGGTGGCCATCTGCAATCAACCCTTCTTCTCGATCGACGACTGGTTCATCGGTACCACAGCGATGAACAACGGTGTCCCCACCGACATCGCCGCCAAGTCCGTCGGCTTCGCGTTCAACGATCTCGCTTCGCTCGCCGCACTCTTCGACGGGAACGACGGTCAGATCGCTTGTGTCATCCTCGAAGCCGCCACTGCAACGGCGGAGCCGGAACCAGGCTTCCTCCAGGGTGTCCGCGCCCTCTGTGACCGGCACGGCGCACTGTTGATCTTCGACGAGATGATCACCGGATTCCGATGGGCGGCCGGCGGCGCACAGGCGCTCTACGCGGTCGAACCCGATCTGTCGTGTTGGGGAAAGGCCATGGGCAACGGCTTTCCGATATCAGCCCTCGCGGGCAAACGTGAGTTCATGGACTTGGGGGGCCTGAATACGGACAGGGAGCGGGTATTCCTCCTGTCGACCACGCACGGCCCGGAGCGCGGTGGACTGGCAGCTTTCCGAGCGGTCGTTCGCGCCTACGCCGCCGAGGACCCCATCTCGCACATGATGCAGTCGGGACAGCGTTTGGCCGACGGTGTCAACACGGCAGCGGCAGAGCTGGGCATCGCAGACTACGTCCAAGTGATCGGCCGACCGTCCTGCCTCGTCTTCGTCACCCGAGACTCCGAACGTCAACCATCGCAGGAGTTCCGCACGCTCTTCCTCCAGGAACTGCTGTCGGGCGGAGTGCTCGGCCAATCGTTCGTCATATCCGCAGCACACACCGAGGCGGACATCACCCACACCCTGGACGCAACACGAGACGCCCTGCAGATCTACAGCAGGGCGATCGAATCCGGGAGTGTGGCGGGATTCCTCCGCGGCCGGCCGGTCGCCCCTGCCCTCCGCCGGTACGCCGCGCCCCGCAGGATCGGCATATCCAACTAA
- a CDS encoding ScbR family autoregulator-binding transcription factor gives MARQVRAEVTRASVLMAAADVFLRLGYANAGLNEIIEQSGVTKGALYFHFSSKEDLARGVIDEGQIRLTAGMTSVSDGPTPALEALVALSYVAIEAASSDPIVAAMLRLQHEIGDYQGTHGNVVSSWQRGFERLVARAVEEGDVLAEEDVSTETLSAFLLGSLLGAHVVATATGAFDDLPRRMERVWYFILPGLVEPSKLVYFRQFASRRLLR, from the coding sequence ATGGCGAGACAGGTTCGAGCAGAGGTAACTCGGGCTTCGGTCCTGATGGCGGCGGCCGACGTGTTCTTACGCCTTGGCTATGCGAACGCGGGTCTCAACGAGATCATCGAGCAGTCCGGCGTGACCAAAGGCGCGTTGTACTTCCATTTCAGTTCCAAGGAAGACCTGGCTCGCGGTGTGATCGACGAGGGACAGATCCGGCTCACCGCCGGAATGACGTCCGTCAGCGACGGGCCGACGCCGGCCCTGGAGGCGCTCGTCGCACTGTCGTACGTCGCGATCGAGGCGGCGAGCTCCGATCCGATCGTCGCTGCGATGTTGCGGCTACAGCACGAGATCGGTGACTACCAGGGAACGCACGGCAACGTGGTGTCCTCGTGGCAGCGGGGTTTCGAGCGCCTGGTGGCGAGAGCCGTCGAAGAGGGCGACGTTCTCGCGGAGGAGGATGTCTCCACCGAAACGCTGTCCGCCTTCTTGCTCGGTTCGTTGCTGGGGGCACATGTCGTCGCGACCGCGACGGGTGCCTTCGACGACCTTCCGCGTCGTATGGAACGGGTCTGGTACTTCATCCTTCCCGGACTGGTCGAGCCGTCGAAGCTGGTCTACTTCCGGCAGTTCGCGTCGCGGCGCCTGCTGCGCTGA
- a CDS encoding polysaccharide lyase, whose protein sequence is MFHLQPALRSLAAAAAVVISATVTPLAVTPEAGAAPTITSAARLFTGDYSSGDFSQWPSVQTKDYNGPGTGYVPDYSASIVPDATYGRAARFEVRSGDVPSFEGGERSEVAAGNETGGLEGQTRWYRFSTKFDPAFPQNHATLGWGLTNQWHQDVGVGSPPVAWSVGQRDGYWSLVVQKQSVPGAYLETLTLFETPLDVGRWHDVTMQINWSASDTTGWIKLWLNGVPQTFTNGADTYFVRTLIPGTSTVYYKEGYYRQAMQPTGVVFHTGFRCATDEAAL, encoded by the coding sequence ATGTTCCACTTGCAACCCGCGCTTCGTTCACTTGCGGCCGCTGCGGCTGTTGTCATCTCCGCCACGGTCACACCGCTCGCGGTGACACCAGAGGCAGGCGCGGCGCCGACCATCACCTCGGCGGCGCGGCTCTTCACAGGCGACTACAGCAGCGGGGACTTCTCCCAATGGCCGTCGGTGCAGACCAAGGACTACAACGGCCCCGGAACGGGTTACGTCCCCGATTATTCGGCGAGTATCGTCCCGGACGCGACCTACGGCAGGGCGGCCCGTTTCGAGGTTCGCAGTGGTGACGTCCCCTCGTTCGAGGGCGGTGAGCGTTCCGAAGTGGCGGCCGGGAACGAGACCGGCGGCCTCGAAGGCCAGACACGCTGGTACCGATTTTCCACCAAATTCGACCCGGCATTTCCTCAGAACCACGCCACCCTGGGTTGGGGGCTGACGAACCAGTGGCATCAGGACGTCGGCGTCGGAAGTCCTCCGGTCGCGTGGTCGGTGGGCCAGCGGGACGGATACTGGTCGCTGGTCGTCCAGAAGCAGTCCGTGCCCGGCGCCTATCTGGAAACACTCACCCTCTTCGAGACGCCCCTGGACGTGGGGCGGTGGCATGACGTGACGATGCAGATCAACTGGTCGGCGTCGGACACCACAGGCTGGATCAAGCTGTGGCTCAACGGCGTACCGCAGACGTTCACCAACGGCGCCGACACCTACTTCGTCCGCACGCTGATTCCCGGCACGAGCACCGTCTATTACAAAGAGGGCTACTACCGGCAAGCTATGCAACCCACTGGTGTCGTGTTCCACACCGGATTCCGGTGCGCCACCGACGAGGCGGCACTGTAG
- a CDS encoding glycosyltransferase, which yields MTPDRPLRVLYVVPDLRVGGAERHVATLFPRLDRKRFEPSVICIGSEGELFPALAAGEVPAVALRRTKLQVVGALRDLVRETRRIAPDIMIVRGFNAETLGRVAAVLARVPRTVVWVHNCGETTTRSVLRRIVDRALGPVTSAYFGVAKLQVPYLVDDLHIPPGKIRIVHNGVDPAAFDPNGDRAAAAELGIGRRDRVVGILAALRPEKDHATLLCAARLVIDKLPAAKFLVVGDGPMRGDLERLTGELGIADRVVFTGSRQDVRELLGVMDVFVLSSYSVECFPMALLEAMATGRPAVCTAVGGVPEMISEGVTGFLVPPRAPTALAEKLLRVLTDTEKSTDMGLAARTRVESEFSLRASVAESERALEEVAGRRSRRSTRPIRLSLVLDLTFVGGVELLMLELFRNLDPRVVRPRLICLREAGPLGEEFRRAGFDVEVLERTGRYDVRTLSRLIRSLRRDHTDAVLVTHHHRAALALGRIAARLAGVRANIVAAHDMDLTSVGKRCLPRSTVETLWLSTALVLLAPRQGEYLRREEGVGRFAWRRTREVVIPNGIVLPPLPSNTDRERARAALGLDHRDFIVGIVGRLSAQKAHQVLFEAISAVAESDVRVRLVVIGGGEREDELHTLADELGISDRTRFMGVRRDVRQLLPGLDVSCLSSVHEGVPIIAIESMAAGVPLVVTDCGCLRDMVTDGEQGYVVPVGDARAMAQRLLSLAADPGLRARQGRSGRARVEQRYRIEDTARGFERLLTEVVEV from the coding sequence ATGACCCCCGATCGCCCACTGCGCGTGTTGTATGTGGTGCCCGACCTCCGCGTCGGTGGAGCCGAGCGTCATGTCGCGACGTTGTTCCCCCGGCTGGATCGAAAGAGGTTCGAGCCCAGCGTCATCTGCATCGGGAGTGAAGGGGAGCTTTTTCCGGCCCTGGCGGCCGGTGAAGTTCCCGCCGTGGCGTTGCGACGAACGAAGTTGCAGGTGGTCGGTGCGCTTCGCGACCTCGTGCGGGAGACGCGCAGGATCGCCCCGGACATCATGATCGTGCGCGGCTTCAACGCCGAGACCCTCGGCCGTGTCGCAGCTGTTCTGGCGCGAGTTCCCCGGACGGTCGTCTGGGTTCACAACTGTGGTGAGACCACCACGAGGAGCGTCCTTCGGCGGATCGTCGACCGCGCGCTCGGCCCGGTGACGAGTGCCTATTTCGGCGTGGCGAAATTGCAGGTTCCGTATCTGGTAGACGATCTGCACATCCCGCCGGGCAAGATCCGGATAGTCCACAACGGGGTGGATCCCGCAGCGTTCGATCCGAACGGAGACCGGGCAGCGGCCGCCGAGCTCGGGATCGGCCGGCGCGACCGGGTGGTGGGAATTCTGGCCGCGCTGCGTCCCGAGAAGGACCATGCCACGTTGTTGTGCGCGGCGCGGCTGGTCATCGACAAGCTGCCCGCCGCGAAATTCCTGGTAGTCGGCGACGGGCCGATGCGAGGCGATCTGGAACGGCTGACCGGTGAGCTGGGCATCGCCGACCGCGTCGTGTTCACCGGCTCCCGGCAGGATGTGAGGGAGCTGCTCGGAGTGATGGACGTCTTCGTCCTGAGCTCGTACAGCGTGGAATGCTTTCCGATGGCGTTGCTCGAGGCAATGGCCACCGGTCGACCGGCGGTGTGTACCGCGGTCGGCGGCGTTCCAGAAATGATTTCGGAGGGTGTGACCGGATTCCTCGTGCCCCCACGTGCGCCGACGGCGCTGGCCGAGAAACTGTTGCGAGTGTTGACGGACACCGAGAAGTCCACGGACATGGGCCTGGCAGCGCGAACCCGAGTCGAGTCCGAGTTCAGTCTGCGCGCCAGCGTAGCCGAGAGCGAACGCGCGCTCGAGGAGGTGGCGGGGCGACGCTCACGTCGTTCGACGAGGCCGATCCGGCTCAGTCTGGTGTTGGATCTGACGTTCGTCGGGGGCGTCGAGCTCCTGATGCTGGAACTGTTCCGGAATCTCGATCCGCGGGTGGTACGACCGCGCCTGATCTGCCTGCGCGAGGCGGGGCCGCTCGGCGAGGAGTTCCGGAGGGCGGGATTCGATGTCGAAGTCCTCGAACGCACGGGGCGCTACGACGTTCGAACCCTGTCACGATTGATCCGAAGCCTGCGACGCGATCACACGGACGCGGTGCTCGTTACTCATCACCATCGGGCGGCGCTGGCGCTGGGGCGAATCGCGGCACGACTCGCCGGAGTGCGTGCCAATATCGTGGCGGCCCACGACATGGACCTGACCTCCGTCGGCAAGCGCTGCCTGCCGCGGTCCACCGTGGAGACGCTGTGGCTGTCGACCGCGCTCGTCCTACTGGCCCCGCGACAGGGTGAGTACCTGCGCCGGGAAGAAGGGGTAGGACGCTTCGCCTGGCGCCGCACGCGCGAGGTGGTGATCCCGAACGGGATCGTGCTGCCACCCTTGCCGAGCAACACGGACCGTGAGCGTGCGAGGGCCGCGCTCGGTCTCGACCACCGGGACTTCATCGTCGGAATCGTCGGCCGGCTCAGCGCTCAGAAGGCGCACCAGGTGCTCTTCGAAGCGATTTCCGCTGTGGCGGAATCCGATGTCCGGGTGCGATTGGTTGTGATCGGGGGTGGCGAACGCGAGGATGAGCTACACACTCTTGCCGACGAACTCGGAATCTCCGACCGCACGCGATTCATGGGGGTGCGGCGCGATGTGCGACAACTCCTGCCGGGGCTCGACGTGTCCTGCCTGTCGTCGGTGCACGAGGGAGTGCCGATCATAGCGATCGAGTCCATGGCCGCGGGTGTGCCGCTCGTGGTCACCGATTGCGGTTGCCTGCGAGACATGGTCACCGATGGTGAACAGGGATATGTGGTGCCGGTCGGAGATGCACGTGCGATGGCGCAGCGGCTCCTCTCTTTGGCGGCGGACCCGGGACTACGCGCACGGCAGGGGCGATCCGGGCGTGCACGGGTGGAACAGCGGTACCGGATAGAAGACACGGCGCGCGGTTTCGAGCGCCTGCTCACCGAAGTTGTGGAGGTGTGA
- a CDS encoding class I SAM-dependent methyltransferase — protein sequence MSQPPGESSKHWPPPEDRARVHWNIERELREELLASTPDTREAVTRDVYNRLFEEVPWHRAHVTDAASEEAFEEGWFQQYGALTRPTDTLVDVGCGRGGLIRRFAPAVCECIGIDASDAMVQLANRERPANARFMVGSVLSPPLPPSSADFVVSRQVMEHLHPDDVPGHLAAVRKILRPGGRFLIETPSRLTGPWDISRGFTPVATGFHLREYTNGEMGAMLRDAGFRRVRSRAVPSRILIHLGRAKRHAYVPVAVKAAIERLLKAAPMSIRTKFAGPLSVREVILIAERT from the coding sequence ATGTCTCAACCACCGGGCGAGTCCTCGAAGCACTGGCCACCGCCGGAAGACCGAGCCAGAGTTCACTGGAACATCGAGCGGGAACTGCGCGAGGAGCTGTTGGCCAGCACCCCCGACACTCGCGAGGCCGTCACTCGCGATGTGTACAACCGCCTGTTCGAAGAGGTTCCATGGCATCGAGCGCACGTCACGGACGCCGCTTCCGAAGAAGCGTTCGAAGAAGGATGGTTCCAGCAGTACGGGGCACTGACCAGGCCGACTGACACGCTGGTCGACGTCGGCTGCGGACGAGGGGGGCTGATTCGGCGATTCGCGCCGGCCGTGTGCGAATGCATCGGCATCGACGCCTCGGACGCGATGGTGCAACTTGCGAACCGAGAGCGCCCGGCCAACGCACGGTTCATGGTCGGTAGCGTACTGAGCCCTCCGCTGCCGCCGTCCTCTGCCGATTTCGTGGTAAGCCGTCAGGTCATGGAGCATCTGCACCCTGACGACGTCCCCGGGCACCTGGCCGCGGTCCGGAAGATTCTGCGGCCGGGAGGGCGCTTTCTCATCGAGACACCCAGCCGGCTGACCGGTCCCTGGGACATTTCGCGCGGCTTCACTCCTGTGGCCACGGGGTTCCACCTGCGGGAGTACACCAACGGGGAGATGGGTGCCATGCTTCGTGATGCCGGCTTTCGACGCGTGCGCAGCCGTGCCGTGCCGAGTCGGATATTGATACACCTAGGCAGGGCAAAGCGTCATGCTTACGTGCCGGTCGCGGTCAAGGCAGCCATCGAGCGTCTGCTGAAGGCAGCGCCGATGTCCATTCGTACGAAGTTCGCCGGCCCGCTGTCGGTGCGTGAAGTCATCCTGATTGCCGAGCGTACGTAA
- a CDS encoding polysaccharide pyruvyl transferase family protein, which produces MANYEADTTGIDSSTVRVLIENGEYWLTNRGDLAILDVTVRRLSERWPGARLGVLTYAPSLLRAFAPAAEPVTYRRGSRWSRSGPWWQVPAYAGPQLVGPVSGGWWAASDRPRRYARRVRDSFRKSVPEPDETGRIPRIPMAVRDASLVLAMGGGYMTDVDPYQAHRTLDLLERAADLQIPTAMCGQGIGPITGDHLLAHAARVLPKVDLIAVREAVRGPALLRSLGVSSERIVVTGDDAVELAYDMQSDSIGTDIGVCLRVAGYSPVTARAQDVVGRVVRGFAGTVDAGLVPLIVSEYEAEDRRSTMPLVDGFPVVRPTLGRFATARDLVSEVARCRVLVTGAYHVAVFALAQGIPVVGLSTSRYYDDKLGGLSGMFPGGVELVQLAEDGLDERLTRAIHRLWRAAPDMRPELRAAARAQVCASRGAFERVFTLLESEQPHRTTEQ; this is translated from the coding sequence ATGGCGAACTATGAGGCCGATACGACGGGCATCGACAGTTCGACTGTGCGTGTACTGATCGAGAACGGGGAGTACTGGCTCACCAATAGAGGCGATCTCGCCATCCTCGACGTCACCGTCAGGAGACTGAGCGAACGATGGCCTGGCGCCCGGCTCGGCGTCCTGACCTACGCACCGTCCCTGTTGCGTGCGTTCGCTCCCGCTGCAGAGCCGGTCACCTATCGCCGTGGGAGCAGATGGTCGCGATCCGGACCGTGGTGGCAGGTACCTGCGTATGCGGGGCCCCAGCTGGTCGGCCCGGTGTCGGGGGGCTGGTGGGCTGCCTCCGATCGTCCACGCCGCTACGCGCGCAGGGTTCGTGACTCCTTTCGTAAATCGGTCCCGGAGCCGGACGAAACCGGGCGCATTCCGCGCATTCCGATGGCCGTCCGCGATGCCTCACTCGTGCTCGCCATGGGCGGTGGCTACATGACCGACGTGGATCCCTACCAAGCCCACCGGACCCTCGATCTGCTCGAGCGCGCGGCTGACCTGCAAATACCGACTGCGATGTGTGGTCAGGGCATCGGACCGATCACGGGTGACCACCTACTCGCGCATGCCGCGCGGGTCTTGCCGAAGGTCGACCTCATCGCGGTCCGAGAGGCAGTGCGCGGCCCCGCGCTCCTGCGGTCGCTCGGCGTATCTTCCGAGAGGATCGTGGTCACCGGCGACGACGCGGTGGAGCTGGCCTACGACATGCAATCCGATTCGATCGGGACGGACATCGGGGTATGCCTTCGGGTTGCCGGATATTCCCCGGTCACGGCAAGGGCTCAAGATGTCGTCGGCCGCGTGGTCAGGGGGTTCGCCGGTACGGTCGACGCTGGTCTCGTCCCGCTGATCGTCTCGGAATACGAGGCCGAGGATCGTCGTTCGACGATGCCGCTGGTGGACGGGTTCCCGGTCGTGAGACCCACGTTGGGACGCTTCGCCACTGCCCGAGATCTGGTGTCCGAAGTGGCCCGGTGTCGTGTGCTCGTCACCGGTGCATACCACGTTGCCGTTTTCGCTCTCGCCCAAGGAATTCCGGTTGTGGGATTGTCTACGTCACGCTATTACGACGACAAACTCGGTGGTCTGAGCGGGATGTTCCCAGGCGGCGTCGAGTTGGTACAGCTCGCCGAGGACGGGCTCGACGAACGACTCACGCGTGCGATTCACCGTCTGTGGCGGGCGGCTCCGGATATGCGTCCCGAGCTGCGTGCGGCGGCACGCGCGCAGGTGTGCGCGAGTAGGGGGGCGTTCGAGCGCGTGTTCACCCTCCTGGAGTCGGAACAACCGCACCGGACAACGGAACAATAA
- a CDS encoding GNAT family protein: MALRSPRLSDATAWREIRLRDQHLIEPYWVSSALSWPERHTETIWVDECLQSRKAARAGLSLPLVVEVDGRFAGQCNLERIDMRTKTAELGIWLDAQVTGRGVCAVVGALLADYAIDTLGLRRVTAPICVDNAPAAKRAQRMGMRREGTIASFLDVGGHRRDHDMWAITSDMWALTTTMKEPHHDIQH; encoded by the coding sequence GTGGCGCTCCGGTCCCCGCGGCTTTCCGACGCAACCGCCTGGCGGGAAATTCGGCTGCGGGATCAGCATCTGATCGAGCCGTACTGGGTCAGTTCTGCACTGAGTTGGCCTGAGCGCCACACCGAGACGATATGGGTGGACGAGTGCCTGCAGTCACGAAAAGCCGCCCGCGCCGGACTCTCGCTGCCATTGGTAGTCGAGGTCGACGGGCGATTCGCGGGGCAATGCAATCTCGAGCGCATCGACATGCGCACCAAGACCGCGGAGTTAGGGATCTGGCTCGACGCACAGGTGACCGGCAGAGGCGTTTGCGCAGTCGTGGGCGCGCTACTCGCGGACTACGCGATCGACACATTGGGTCTACGCCGAGTCACCGCGCCCATCTGTGTGGACAACGCTCCGGCCGCGAAGCGGGCTCAGCGCATGGGCATGAGACGTGAGGGCACAATTGCCAGCTTCCTCGACGTCGGCGGTCACCGTAGAGATCACGACATGTGGGCAATCACGTCGGATATGTGGGCGCTCACTACGACCATGAAGGAACCACATCACGACATCCAACATTGA